One Ilumatobacter coccineus YM16-304 genomic window, CGTCGAAGTTGCTGTACGGGCGCATCTGGAGCACGCCCTCGTCGACGGTGTACCAGTCGGTCCTCGACGTGACGGTCTCGCCGGCGAACAGGCGCATGATGACGTCGAATGCCTCCTGCATGCGCGGGCGTTGATCGTTGGGGTCGATGCCGAGCATCGCGGCGTCGGACGTGAGCTGCCCAGGACCCGCGCCGAACATCATCCGGCCCTTCGTCATGTGATCGAGCTGCACGATGCGGTCGGCGAGGATCAGCGGGTGGTGGTACGGCAGCGAGTTGACGCCGGTTCCGAGCCTGATGTTGGTCGTCCGCTGCGCCGAAGCGGCGATGAACACCTCCGGGCTCGCGATCAGTTCGGAGCCAGCCGAGTGGTGCTCCCCGATCCACGCCTCGTGATAGCCGAGTCGATCGAGGTGATCGATCAGCTCGAGATCCCGCTGGATCGCGAGCGTCGGATTGACGCCGGTCTTGTGCATCGGCGGGAGAAAGATCCCGAAGCGGAGTTGTTGATCGGGCGGAAGGAACTGCGGCATGCAACGATCTTTCCATGAACGTCGGAACCGTCACGTTGTCGAACGTCCTGCAACGCGACCGTCTCTCGCTCGACGGCGACTGGAACGTGATCGTCGACCCGTACGAGATGGGCTACATCGGCATCCTCGAACAGCGCAACGATCGTGGCTTCTTCCGCGATCACACGCCTCGCCATCCGGGAGATCGCGTCGAGTACGACTTCGATGCCTCGCCCACGCTCACCGTGCCCGGCGACTGGAACACGCAAGACGAGCGACTGCACTACTACGAGGGCACGGTCTGGTACCGACGGAAGATCTCGGTCCCCGCCGACCGGGCGTCGCAGCGCATGTACCTGCACATCGGGGCGGCGAACCACACCTCACGGGTCTTCGTCGACGGTGACGAGATCGCCACGCACGCAGGCGGGTTCGGACCCTTTGCCGTCGAGGTCACCGGTCGCCTCGGCCCTGGCGAACACTCGCTGGTGATCCAGGTCGACAACCGGCGTGAACGCGATCGCATCCCCGCGATGCGTTCCGACTGGTGGAACTTCGGCGGGCTCACCCGCTCGGTCGACCTGGTGTTCGTGCCGAACACGTTCATGCGGCACGCGTGGATCACCATGGCTCCCGACGGGCGAGTGGTCGGGGGAGTGGAGCTCGACGGACCTCCCGAACCCGTTCGGCTGCAGATCCCCGAACTCGGCGTCGACGACGTCGTCGAACTCGACAGCGACGGACGATTCGAACTCGACGTCACCCCTGAGCGATGGCACCCCGGGGCTCCGCGGCTGTACGACGTCAGGTGGGCCTGCGCCGACGACCAGATCGACGATCGTGTCGGCTTCCGCACCGTCGAGACCGACGGCGAGCGCATCGTGGTCAACGGCGAGACGACGTTCCTGCGCGGCATCTCCATGCACGCTGAAGCGTTGTCGGGCGGGCGACGTTCGCACGGCGCCGACGACGCCGCAGCCCTGTTCGACGTCGCCGAGGAACTCGGCGTCAACTTCGTCCG contains:
- a CDS encoding glycoside hydrolase family 2 protein; the protein is MNVGTVTLSNVLQRDRLSLDGDWNVIVDPYEMGYIGILEQRNDRGFFRDHTPRHPGDRVEYDFDASPTLTVPGDWNTQDERLHYYEGTVWYRRKISVPADRASQRMYLHIGAANHTSRVFVDGDEIATHAGGFGPFAVEVTGRLGPGEHSLVIQVDNRRERDRIPAMRSDWWNFGGLTRSVDLVFVPNTFMRHAWITMAPDGRVVGGVELDGPPEPVRLQIPELGVDDVVELDSDGRFELDVTPERWHPGAPRLYDVRWACADDQIDDRVGFRTVETDGERIVVNGETTFLRGISMHAEALSGGRRSHGADDAAALFDVAEELGVNFVRLAHYQHDEHMVREADRRGILTWCELPVYWGIAFDQQHVLDNALEQLEELITRDRSRASTIFWSMANETLPGPERNAFLTALADRARLLDPTRLVSAALLTLPTADEDQHVDDQLGEVVDVVAINQYLGWYYGQRDTIPTTRWSTPFGKPVIFTEMGAGAKHGHHGTDAEIWTEEFQAAIYAAQIEMIEANRSDTGRGAVAGLSPWILKDFRAPVRVLPVIQDGYNRKGLVSEEGERKLAFEVLRRFYADIESRI